A region of Phalacrocorax carbo chromosome 9, bPhaCar2.1, whole genome shotgun sequence DNA encodes the following proteins:
- the G2E3 gene encoding G2/M phase-specific E3 ubiquitin-protein ligase yields the protein MSKNIDIQNPFCVLCGRTDDCPEKYGAKRTYVEYNLTVHYYCLLMSSGIWQRGEEDEGVDGFLIMDIRKEVNRAAKLKCNICKKKGASIGCVAPKCKRSYHFPCGIQKECIFQFMEDFRSYCWEHKPVQKFPDKESRGTSQCTICLDLVEQLPMYTVLKSPCCKNAWFHRECLQYQALSAGIFFFRCTVCNNKDNFQKEMLRMGIHIPEKDASWELEENAYQDLLQCYQHCDIKRCLCKEGRDYNEPDSKWEIKRCQCCGSRGTHLACSSMKSWEQNWECVECRSIFAKSENYRKRKTHSLATSEKADGTTCLLEEPSPKCPRQSPGSPRTFLLQHLRKQRIEVSNILKELKLQVNTKSTRLNINAENIWNSALKGFRQRHFSPTNTIEIKFTNCKNRSKTDTSAASKHHFFQLLMLQLQNSSLFEGSSAKNLSLDFQAIRENLYFEAGKMIAVSLVHGGPSPGFFSKTLFNCLVYGPENVKPALEDVADVDVAQTIKMIKHANNLSSLQSTIHDCYELLAAAGCLRPITALCDKNMLVNDILIHHVIKRIISPLESFRQGLKTLGVLEKMQMHPDAFSSILCHKPERLSAETLCDLFTIHSSSEVNKVESVDFWMGYLQDVERGESAVTLEDILLFVTGSFSIPPIGFDPEPTIKFLHIVYPVGNRLLNCLELPITQTYEQFKDKMEFTIRNTLRVEREYFCY from the exons ATGAGTAAAAACATTGACATTCAAAATCCAT tctGTGTTCTCTGTGGACGGACAGATGACTGCCCTGAAAAGTATGGAGCAAAAAGGACTTATGTGGAATACAATCTCACTGTTCATTATTACTGTTTG TTGATGTCAAGTGGCATTTGGCAGAGGGGGGAAGAAGATGAAGGTGTAGATGGATTCTTAATCATGGATATTAGAAAAGAAGTAAACAGAGCTGCAAAACTG AAATGTAATATCTGTAAGAAGAAGGGTGCTTCAATTGGATGTGTAGCTCCCAAATGCAAACGAAGTTACCATTTTCCTTGTGGGATACAAAAGGAATGTATTTTCCAGTTCATGGAAGACTTCAG ATCTTACTGTTGGGAACATAAACCAGTCCAAAAGTTTCCGGATAAAGAATCTAGAGGAACTTCACAGTGTACAATATGCCTGGATTTGGTTGAACAGCTTCCAATGTACACTGTATTGAAGAGTCCTTGCTGTAAAAACGCTTGGTTTCATCGAGAATGCTTGCAG TATCAAGCTTTGAGTGctgggatatttttctttaggtgCACAGTATGTAATAACAAGGAcaactttcagaaagaaatgctaAGAATGGGCATACACATTCCAGAAAA GGATGCATCCTGGGAACTTGAAGAGAATGCGTATCAAGACCTATTGCAATGTTATCAACACTGTGACATTAAAAGATGTCTCTGCAAGGAAGGAAGAGACTATAATGAACCTGATAG taaatgGGAAATAAAGCGTTGTCAGTGTTGTGGCTCCCGTGGAACTCATTTGGCCTGTTCATCTATGAAATCATGGGAGCAAAACTGGGAGTGCGTGGAATGCAGAAGTATCTTTGCAAAATCAG AGAACTACAGGAAACGGAAGACGCATTCTTTGGCTACCTCTGAAAAGGCAGATGGGACAACATGTTTGCTGGAAGAGCCATCTCCAAAGTGCCCTCGGCAGTCACCTGGATCTCCACGcacttttcttctcca GCatttaagaaagcaaagaattgAAGTTTCTAATATACTGAAGGAGTTAAAGCTACAAGTTAATACAAAAAGTACAAGGCTTAACATCAATGCAGAAAATATCTGGAATAGTGCTTTAAAAGGATTTAGACAGCGCCACTTCAGTCCTACAAACACCATTGAAATAAAGTTcaccaactgcaaaaatagATCGAAGACAGATACTTCTGCTGCATCAAAACACCATTTCTTCCAATTATTAATGCTTCAGCTTCAGAATTCATCATTGTTTGAGGGCTCTTCTGCAAAGAACTTGTCCCTTGATTTTCAAG cCATAAGAGAGAATCTTTATTTTGAAGCTGGTAAAATGATTGCAGTTTCTCTAGTTCACGGTGGCCCATCTCCtggtttcttttccaaaacactgtTCAATTGTCTTGTCTATGGTCCAGAGAATGTGAAGCCAGCTTTGGAAGATGTTGCTGATGTTGATGTAgcacaaacaataaaaatg ATAAAACATGCAAATAATCTGTCGAGCCTACAGTCTACAATACACGATTGTTACgagctccttgctgctgctggatgtTTAAGACCTATAACGGCTTTGTGTGATAAGAATATGCTGGTGAATGATATATTGATCCATCATGTAATCAAGAGAATTATTTCACCCTTAGAAAG TTTTAGGCAAGGTTTGAAAACTCTTGGTGTGCTagagaaaatgcaaatgcatcCGGATGCATTCTCTAGTATATTGTGCCACAAACCTGAAAGACTTTCAGCAGAAACTCTCTGTGATCTCTTTACAATCCATTCTTCATCAGAAGTAAATAAAGTTGAAAGTGTTGATTTTTGGATGGGTTATTTGCAAGATGTGGAAC GTGGTGAGTCTGCAGTGACATTGGAGGATATTCTGCTCTTCGTAACAGGCTCTTTTTCTATACCGCCCATTGGTTTTGATCCTGAACCTACTATTAAATTTTTGCATATAGTGTATCCCGTTGGAAACAGACTCCTTAATTGCTTAGAGCTCCCTATAACACAGACATACGAGCAGTTTAAAGATAAAATGGAGTTCACCATCAGAAACACACTAAGAGttgaaagagaatatttttgctACTAA